From the genome of Brassica oleracea var. oleracea cultivar TO1000 chromosome C4, BOL, whole genome shotgun sequence:
TTGTGTTCGTGTTCCTGACAGGTTTTGGAATGTTCTTGTAATAATAAGTATATGGTTCTTGTCCCGTTCTTTGTTTTTTGGACTCTGAATTGATTCTGAACTCTCTTTTTGTCTTCTTGTGTTCTTCATTCCGATACTTGTTCCATGGTGTCTAAAGATTGTGTCTTCTTCTTTTTTTACGAAATGGTTCACATCCTCATCTTTAACAATTAGTCTGCAAATCTTTTCTCTGGGTTTTGTTTCTATATAAGATAGCTTCGGGTCAGTAGAAAGCACCTATGTGTCACCAGTTTCCTTTGTTCTTTGTTGACAAGAGTAGTTTAGCGCCTGCCTGAAATAATATATTAATGGTCTGATTTTGCAGGATATGTCTGCTGCTGTTATAGAGGGCAATGATGCTGTTACCGGTCACATCATTTCTACTACCATCGGAGGCAAAAACGGCGAACCTAAACAGGTTTGGTTTCCCTTTCTTTGCTCAATCTTTATATGAGCTATACTGCTCATGATTTGGGGGCACACCATCATGTGTGAGGTTGCCTAAACTTAAAGTAGGAGCCCCTACTAACTTATGTTTTCCTTCTTGTCTCTTTACAGACCATTAGTTACATGGCAGAACGGGTTGTTGGAACAGGATCATTTGGAATTGTATTCCAGGTACCTATGTGCTTGTCCACTCACTGCAACCATTTGGTGGAAAATAGTTTCTTCTTTCCTTTTCTGATTAAAATCAATTAACTTACCATTTCTAGGCAAAGTGCTTGGAAACTAGAGATTCAGTTGAAAGTTAAGAGACACATAGATATGAACCGTACACAAGTATTTCAAGAACACATTCTTGTATATTAGAAATATTTTAAACAATCCTCCTAGATCTGTTTAATCCGGTTTATGCTCAGTCACACACGACTAGCGACAGACCAATTTCTAATCTCTAAATTACAGAAACCCAAGCTGAAAACCTTTCACTCGATTTCTGTAGCCGACAAGAACAAACCTCTTGCTCTAGCTTTTACTCTCTTAACGCTTGACCAAAAACACTTCTAGGTTCCCTCGTTAAGTACCCGTGAAAGACAATATTCTACTTCCTAAAATATCGCCAACAGAAGATCTTCTTTGCTTCGCGCCAAAGCAATATCTTCTACTTCCATAAGTTTGTGACACGTCATCACGCCGTAACAAATTTAACGTACTATGTTACACACTCATCACCATGTGTAACACACTCTTGGCTCAGAACAAACAAGCTCACAATTCTTGAGCTTACATTCTCCCCCTTTTATCTGAATGTGACAACCTACTCAACCTGTTGCAACAAAGCTCAACACACAAGACAATCTTCCATATCAAGCATAAGGATTAGTCTACCATCATACCACAAGATACGAGAAAGCGNNNNNNNNNNNNNNNNNNNNNNNNNNNNNNNNNNNNNNNNNNNNNNNNNNNNNNNNNNNNNNNNNNNNNNNNNNNNNNNNNNNNNNNNNNNGTTCAACAAGTACTACACCCTTACTCCTCAAGCGAATCCGAATGCTTTTAAGATCAGCTATGGTTCGCTCAATGTCAGCCAGAAGATCCACGGATCTTGAGTCAGCCCCTTGCCCTCTGCCTGCCTTTTTGTCTTTGACAACCAGCTTCATAACCCGGTATACTCCTCAACATCTTCAAATGACAGCACTGTACGTTGATAGTCAATAACTTGCTGAATCAATGTTGGGAAAATGATCCTCTGAGACCTGTCAGTGTTGATGTTAGCTGCAAAGATGATGATTTGATCGTAGACCATCTGACCAAAGTCAAAGCTTCTGTGATGATGAATCATGTAGAGAAACTTGAGTCGTTCCTGGTTCATTGACATGTAGTTGGTGGTGGGAATCCAATTTGAGCACACTAGCTTGTAAAGGACTTGATTCGCCGGGGTCAGATACTTGGAGCTCATGGCTTCCCAACGCTGCACACGATTATCCATCAAAAACGAGCACACTCGATCAATGTCTGCGGCCAAGTAGTCATGATCTTNNNNNNNNNNNNNNNNNNNNNNNNNNNNNNNNNNNNNNNNNNNNNNNNNNNNNNNNNNNNNNNNNNNNNNNNNNNNNNNNNNNNNNNNNNNNNNNNNNNNNNNNNNNNNNNNNNNNNNNNNNNNNNNNNNNNNNNNNNNNNNNNNNNNNNNNNNNNNNNNNNNNNNNNNNNNNNNNNNNNNNNNNNNNNNNNNNNNNNNNNNNNNNNNNNNNNNNNNNNNNNNNNNNNNNNNNNNNNNNNNNNNNNNNNNNNNNNNNNNNNNNNNNNNNNNNNNNNNNNNNNNNNNNNNNNNNNNNNNNNNNNNNNNNNNNNNNNNNNNNNNNNNNNNNNNNNNNNNNNNNNNNNNNNNNNNNNNNNNNNNNNNNNNNNNNNNNNNNNNNNNNNNNNNNNNNNNNNNNNNNNNNNNNNNNNNNNNNNNNNNNNNNNNNNNNNNNNNNNNNNNNNNNNNNNNNNNNNNNNNNNNNNNNNNNNNNNNNNNNNNNNNNNNNNNNNNNNNNNNNNNNNNNNNNNNNNNNNNNNNNNNNNNNNNNNNNNNNNNNNNNNNNNNNNNNNNNNNNNNNNNNNNNNNNNNNNNNNNNNNNNNNNNNNNNNNNNNNNNNNNNNNNNNNNNNNNNNNNNNNNNNNNNNNNNNNNNNNNNNNNNNNNNNNNNNNNNNNNNNNNNNNNNNNNNNNNNNNNNNNNNNNNNNNNNNNNNNNNNNNNNNNNNNNNNNNNNNNNNNNNNNNNNNNNNNNNNNNNNNNNNNNNNNNNNNNNNNNNNNNNNNNNNNNNNNNNNNNNNNNNNNNNNNNNNNNNNNNNNNNNNNNNNNNNNNNNNNNNNNNNNNNNNNNNNNNNNNNNNNNNNNNNNNNNNNNNNNNNNNNNNNNNNNNNNNNNNNNNNNNNNNNNNNNNNNNNNNNNNNNNNNNNNNNNNNNNNNNNNNNNNNNNNNNNNNNNNNNNNNNNNNNNNNNNNNNNNNNNNNNNNNNNNNNNNNNNNNNNNNNNNNNNNNNNNNNNNNNNNNNNNNNNNNNNNNNNNNNNNNNNNNNNNNNNNNNNNNNNNNNNNNNNNNNNNNNNNNNNNNNNNNNNNNNNNNNNNNNNNNNNNNNNNNNNNNNNNNNNNNNNNNNNNNNNNNNNNNNNNNNATCACAATCCTCATTTCCACCAACTCTCTCACAAAGTGATGTCTTATATCCACGTGTTTAGTGCGTGAATGCTGAACTGGATATTTTGAGAGATTTATAGCACTCATGTTATCACAATGAACAAGCATGGGAGCAGAGGTGATACCGTAGTCAACAAGCATTTGTCGCATCCAAAGGAGTTGAGTGCAACAGCTTCCTAGTGAAATGTACTCAGCTTCTGCTGTGGAAAGAGAGACACAGTTTTGTTTCTTACTATGCCATGAGACCATGTTGTTTCCTAAGAAAAAACAACCACCTGATGTGCTATGTCTGTCATTTAAGCAACATGCCCAATCAGCATCACAAAAACCTGCAAGATTCACATTAGTCTCAAATGTATAATGAAGACCAAAGTCAAGGGTGCCTTTCACGTATTTGATAATACGTTCATGTGAGACTCCTTCGGCTTAGCTTGATAGCAAGCACAAATCCCCACACTGAGGCATAGATCAGGACGACTTGCCGTGAGGTAAAGAAGACTTCCAATCATGGCTCAGTAGAGTTTCTCATCAACTGGTTTCCCATCGCTATCTTTGGAAAGTTTGGTTGTTGAGCTCATAGGTGTTTTTGCAGTCTTACTTGTCTGCATTTCAAATCGTATGATGAGATTTTTGGCGTAGGTACTCTGTGACACTGTGATTCCATCGGTTAGTTGTTTGATCTGAAGTCCNNNNNNNNNNNNNNNNNNNNNNNNNNNNNNNNNNNNNNNNNNNNNNNNNNNNNNNNNNNNNNNNNNNNNNNNNNNNNNNNNNNNNNNNNNNNNNNNNNNNNNNNNNNNNNNNNNNNNNNNNNNNNNNNNNNNNNNNNNNNNNNNNNNNNNNNNNNNNNNNNNNNNNNNNNNNNNNNNNNNNNNNNNNNNNNNNNNNNNNNNNNNNNNNNNNNNNNNNNNNNNNNNNNNNNNNNNNNNNNNNNNNNNNNNNNNNNNNNNNNNNNNNNNNNNNNNNNNNNNNNNNNNNNNNNNNNNNNNNNNNNNNNNNNNNNNNNNNNNNNNNNNNNNNNNNNNNNNNNNNNNNNNNNNNNNNNNNNNNNNNNNNNNNNNNNNNNNNNNNNNNNNNNNNNNNNNNNNNNNNNNNNNNNNNNNNNNNNNNNNNNNNNNNNNNNNNNNNNNNNNNNNNNNNNNNNNNNNNNNNNNNNNNNNNNNNNNNNNNNNNNNNNNNNNNNNNNNNNNNNNNNNNNNNNNNNNNNNNNNNNNNNNNNNNNNNNNNNNNNNNNNNNNNNNNNNNNNNNNNNNNNNNNNNNNNNNNNNNNNNNNNNNNNNNNNNNNNNNNNNNNNNNNNNNNNNNNNNNNNNNNNNNNNNNNNNNNNNNNNNNNNNNNNNNNNNNNNNNNNNNNNNNNNNNNNNNNNNNNNNNNNNNNNNNNNNNNNNNNNNNNNNNNNNNNNNNNNNNNNNNNNNNNNNNNNNNNNNNNNNNNNNNNNNNNNNNATGATGTTTACGTTCTTTGGTCTTGGTACCAATACCCACACTTGGAGTCGTTCAAACTGCTGAAGTTCCAGGTGCATCGATTCAGTCCAGAATTCATCATCTAATGCTTCCTGAATGTTCTTGGGCTCAATAAGTGACACAAAGCATTCCACTTCATTCATTTTCACCATGAAACACGCCAACTTGACCATCTCTTTGAAGTTGATTTGTTTCTTTCTTGTAACTCTTTCATCATACAGTCCGCCAATCACATCTGACGAGGAGTGGTTTTTGTGTAGTTTTCCTTGATCAAGATCGACCTTGGTCATTTCAGGTTCGTTGTCTTCTTCAGACTCATCTTTCACTTCATTTTCAGCTTCATTTTTAGCTTGTCTAGAAGAACTTGGCGTTACACCATCTATTCTATGTGTTACTCGAGCCTCATAGAATCCAATGCTATCATCAAATACGACGTTAACATTGTCACCAACAAACTTGGTACGCTGATTAAACACATGGTAGGCTGAACTGTTCATTGATTATCTTAGGAACATCCCTATGTCACTTCTTGCTTCAAACTTTCCCAGATGTTCTTTATCATTCAGAATGTAGGACAAGCATCCAAACACATGCATGTGGCTCAGATTCGGTGTTTTACTCTTGAAAATCTCATAAGGAGTAGTCTTGGTCTTTGGCTTGACATAGACCCGATTTATCATAGCACGCAGTGTTGATTGCTTCCGCCCAAAAGCCAGATGGAACACTGTTTCCACACAACATTGCTCTAGCCATTTCTTGCAATGTTCTATTTTTTCTTTCCACAACCCCATTTTGTTGAGGAGTTCTCGGAGCGGCATACTGATGACGGATACCTTGACTGTGACAGAACTTATCAAACTGCTCATTCTGAAACTCACCCCCATGATCGCTCTTAATCTGAATGATTCCTCCCTTATCCTGTTTGAGTTGAAGAGCCAGGATTCTGAAACTCTCAAGAGCATCAGACTTGTTGCGTAAGAAGTCCACCCAAGTGTACCTGGAAAAATCATCAACCAATACAAAAATATATCGCTTACCAGCAACGCGTTCAGGTGTTATAGGACTCATAAGATCCATGTGAAGCAATTCCAATATCCGTGTAGATCTGATCTCTGAAATTTATTTGTGCTGTACCTTGACTTGCTTTCCTTGGCAGCAAGCTCCACATACTGTCTCTGTCTGTTTCTCAAATCAGGGACACCTCTTACTACTTCAGCATTCACGAGTCTGCTAAGCCCATTGGTGTTCATGTGACCCAGTTTCTTGTGCCAGAGATCAAGTCTGGATTCAGTAGCCGTAAAATACACGTTTGAAGGTCTCCAAAGATAGCAGTTGTTCCCTGAACGAATACCTCTCAGCACCACATTGTTTCTTGCATCAACGGCGCGACATTCCTTGCTGTTAAAGATAACCTCTAATCCTTCATCACATAGTTGACTCACACTGATCAGGTTCGCCTTGAGACCCTCAACAAAGTAAACGTTTGAGAGTTTAGGCACATCAGGTCTGGAGGTTATTCCAATTGCACGAATTTTGCCTTGTCCTCCATCTCCAAAAGTAAATTTTCCACCTCTGATGAGTTCGAGCTTCTCAAGATAGTCTTCATTTCCATTCATATGCTTTGAGCACCCACTATCAAAATACCAGGGAAGTTGAGATTGTGATGCTTCTTCAGCAGAGGTATAAGCAACATTACTAACGATCTCTGTGTCTACTTGTACTCGCACAAAGTTGCAAACAAGATCATGTTCTGCTTCAGTGTGTGACTTAACAGAAACGGTGTTTAGTTCAGAGTGAAGTTCAGAGTGAGTGAGTTCGGATATAGATCACGTTTGGCTATCCACACGCAACCGTAAGCAGTTGGTTCGGTGAAACACAGGTTCAACCTCCATGCTCTCTCATACTAACGTCTTCGAAAGTAACAGAACCTAGCGTTGTGTCCTCGTTTCCCACAGAAATGACATCCGTTTCCACATCTTTTTGGTTTAGGAATGACATTCTCGTTTCTTTCAGCAGGGACCCCTTTCTCTTCAGGTTTCTTTTCTTCATTAGGAGCTTCCCTCACAAACTTCNNNNNNNNNNNNNNNNNNNNNNNNNNNNNNNNNNNNNNNNNNNNNNNNNNNNNNNNNNNNNGTATGTGATCAAGAGTTGCAGTACCAGCTGAGAGCATGCGAACCTTCTTGTGATTTTCAGTTAGTTGACTTTCGAGTAGCGTACTTCGATCAGTCTCTACGGCTAAGAGATCGCTCAACGTTTGTACGTGTTCTTCAGCTTCCTTACGAACTCGTTCCTGCTCTGTCATTGCTCTCTTAAGTGCAAGAACTTCTTGATCCGACTCTCGGTCAATTGAGTAAGCTTTTGTCTTGGTGGAAGGCTGATCAAGTTCCAGTATGTTAATCTGAGCTTTCAGCATTGCTTTCTCCTTGAGAAGCTCGAGATTCTCATGACTGAGATCAGAGAACTTGTCAAATAGAGTCTTGTACTCAGTTTCAAGATTTTGCTCAAGATCATCATCATCCTCGCTGTAAGCATTAGAATCTTTTCCACTTTCTTGACCAATTAGAGCCATGAAGTTTAGGTGCAGCTCACCTTCGTCACTGTCGCTTTCAGATTCAGTGTCAGTGAAGCACATGAGAGACTTCTCTTTCTTGAGAATGCTACGACACTCACTGCGTGTATGCCCAATGCCTTTACACTCAATACATTTTTGATCTTTTCTCTTAGCAA
Proteins encoded in this window:
- the LOC106338144 gene encoding uncharacterized protein LOC106338144 — translated: MKELLHIHKPIMLDSTNFGHWKVRMQHIIRGVDEDAWTSVEDGWSAPTVVLEDKKYQYEKRLDHLASKFENLRMSDDEPIDEFICKISELASEASVLGKKYEEKDLVKKLLRCLPPRFEAYKAVLTLAVDTDEMKFDKLSGILKVHDLEKTDRQSTNQKSIAFTAESKDDGRVTKIEENLSLMARNFNKVVKRMEKGGGRSNGRYQKNDVERGSSQLSKQDSSKNTKMCHECEGYGHFRSECPLAKRKDQKCIECKGIGHTRSECRSILKKEKSLMCFTDTESESDSDEGELHLNFMALIGQESGKDSNAYSEDDDDLEQNLETEYKTLFDKFSDLSHENLELLKEKAMLKAQINILELDQPSTKTKAYSIDRESDQEVLALKRAMTEQERVRKEAEEHVQTLSDLLAVETDRSTLLESQLTENHKKFVREAPNEEKKPEEKGVPAERNENVIPKPKRCGNGCHFCGKRGHNARFCYFRRQHDLVCNFVRVQVDTEIVSNVAYTSAEEASQSQLPWYFDSGCSKHMNGNEDYLEKLELIRGGKFTFGDGGQGKIRAIGITSRPDVPKLSNVYFVEGLKANLISVSQLCDEGLEVIFNSKECRAVDARNNVVLRGIRSGNNCYLWRPSNVYFTATESRLDLWHKKLGHMNTNGLSRLVNAEVVRGVPDLRNRQRQYVELAAKESKSRYTWVDFLRNKSDALESFRILALQLKQDKGGIIQIKSDHGGEFQNEQFDKFCHSQGIRHQYAAPRTPQQNGVVERKNRTLQEMARAMLCGNSVPSGFWAEAINTACYDKSGLCQAKDQDYSL
- the LOC106342947 gene encoding shaggy-related protein kinase iota-like encodes the protein MTSSIPLGHQPPCLAPQPPPQLRDGDALKRRPDMDTDKDMSAAVIEGNDAVTGHIISTTIGGKNGEPKQTISYMAERVVGTGSFGIVFQAKCLETRDSVES